The Daphnia carinata strain CSIRO-1 chromosome 9, CSIRO_AGI_Dcar_HiC_V3, whole genome shotgun sequence nucleotide sequence ctcttgtttttatttgtcgtTTGTTCCAGGTCATGCAATCGTTTCAGGTggcctagaaaaaaaatccttgtGCCTTCCTTCCTTTCATTGTTTAGTCAGTCGGATAACCAACATTGCTTCACGACCAGAAAACGGGATTGTATAAAGAATATATTGAGATTCCCCCccgtgtttattttttttcctaaataaaCTCGACACCGTTTATGAAAACGAGGATTTACACAATGTTCTTGTGTTgcttttttatgattatttgGCAAGCGGCCAGCCGTAACAGGACTCCACGGACCATATTCAATCGATAAAACGAAGGTGTCAGTGCAATGGGGGGGGGTTGTTAAATACAGCGGGAAGCCCATCAGGTGAAACTATGCTTGGCCACCATCGAGCGCATCGTATTCTTTTgtactttatttttcatgggattttgatttttacgaGCTGTTGTTGGGATTAATGTGTCTTACAGGGTAGGCGACCTGAAGATGTTACGAAACAGCTCGTTGCTATGCTGCTGCAGACTTTTGCGGCGCTCGAGCTGCAACTATATAAGTCGTGGCCGCGATTGTCCATTGTTTTCGTTCAGATGCAGCGTAGACGATAGCATCACCATGAACTTGTTGACGTTACTTGTCTGTTCATCTCTTGTTATCACGACTGCCCTTGCTGCTACGGATGAAGATGGCGACGTCAGCATGGTTATGTTCACCAGGTTCAAGGTAAGCTTCGATTTGATTGGTTTGATGGCACGTGATTGACAATCGGTTGAATGTTAGAAACGATACAGGAAGAGCTACACCAAAGGAGCTCAGTGTTCGTACTTTAGACGCTGGAAAAACAGGAAACGATTGATTTACAGGCACAACAGGGCAAGTGCACTTGGCGAGACTTCCTTCCGTTTGGTGGACAATCAGTTCGCCGATGAAGTAAGACATCATTTCGCATCGTCAatcggatttctttttttattaatccattttttcttctaaaaagaGTGACGCCGAGTGGAAAGCAAAACTGTTGGGTCTCGTCATACCTAGTGAATTCAGCGCCAAGAAATTCGGAATCAGAGAATTAACATCGATCGATTTGAAGAAGGGCGTTGGTGAACGTCAAATCATCTCGTCTACCATCACCATCCCATCATCGGTAAGGTCTACACGAATTCAGCAagatcaaataaataaatgtctttcttttttgttttgtttatttgcaaGCTTGATTTACGCAAACATCCGTGCATGCCACCGGTTAAGAGTCAATCTTCTTGCGGTGCGTGTTGGGCGTTTATTGCCACAACGCCAGTCGAATTTCAATCGTGTTTGAGAAACGGCAATAGAACAATAGTGTTGAGGTATCACATTCCCATCCAGTGCTGTCTAATCAAAATGCTATTCGAACATactaatttgttttgttccccGCTTACTATCATAGTGAACAACAGCTGATTGATTGTAGCAGTTCTTATGGCAATTACGGGTGCAACGGTGGCTTCTACACACAGGCTTGGGACTACATCTTGGCTGTTGGTAACTTGTCTTCGACAGTTGCAAATTCCCTTAGACATCGCTTTTTAATGAACAGTATTTTCTCCAGGTGGACAAACGGCTAATGCCACTTATCCTTACAAGGCAGTGGTACGATTTACGACGTCAACATAtgaatgttttaaaaacaaaactagtTAAAACTTTAATTCGTCTTGGATGCGGTGTAGGCTGGAACGTGCCAGTTCAAACCGGGCGTTACGCGAGTGGACGGCAGATTGTCCAGGTACTTTTATCTGGACAGTAACGAGCGAACAATTCTCTCTGCTCTACTGCAGAGAGGtcccatcgccgtctccattgTGGCCAATTCGAAATTCATCCTCTACAGGTGATTACAACCAAAATCAGTTAACACATTGTTTTACGATACGATGCCCAACTTTTGCAGCTCTGGCATTTTTGACGACGAGACGTGCAAGGATGGAACGATCAATCATGGCGTCCTGCTCGTCGGTTATGGCACGGCCAACGGCACCAACTATTGGATCGTTCGCAATTCATGGGGTCCGGCATGGGGCCAAAATGGTTACATCTTAATGAAGCGCAACGTCAACATGTGCCGTTTAGCCGAGTACGCATTTCTCGCCTTACtctaaatttatttaaaaaaaaaaaaaaaaaaaaaaaaatagccgtTTTTGATcgttcatattttttaaactctgTCCGGAGCTCGTAACGTATATAGACGTGGAATCTTGTCGAGTCACGTCATTAACGGGAAACAGCTGTTCACCGTGCACGCTAATGCAATACGACGTACACGCCGCACGATTTGAATAACTGTTTTCGCTGGCCAAAACTTTAGTTTGGctctttttcaattgttgaAATACACAATGATGCCTTTAtgacatcaaagaaaaaaaaaagaataaataaagaagGATCTCGGCGTGATATTCTTTACAAGACTTGATGGTGTAATAAATTGCTGATTCAAAGCATGGAACGGTCGTCTGCGTGCATACCAAAGACAAACGAATCTCTAGCCGCTGGAGATGACACGTccgtatttttgttttgttttattgataCGTCATCCTTTTTATTAGAGGATTCGCTGCAGGAGACGATCAAATGACGATCATCCATTGCATTGCAGCTAAACTTGGGGGGTTAGCGAcctgcgtaaaaaaaaaaccaaacaaaaaaggacgGTGTTTATTTAGTTGGTAGTGAGTTTTCTTGATGTTTGTAACTTTTGCAGCAACGTCATTCGTTGTCCAGCTCTGCTGCGAGGTAGCCATGAAGTTGGTAACAGTTTACGTTCTATCACTGGTCTGCTTCGTGATCATCGCTGCTGCTCCGGACGACACGGACGATGAAGAGATGGTCAAATTCAAAGAATTCAAGGTACTCAGGATTATGCCAACGTGTCACGTGTTTGAAAAAGCTCTGCTAAATAATTGAATTACAGAAgcggaacaagaaaaagtaCAACGGGGCGTTGGAGAGGGTGCACTTCAAAcgctggaagaagaggagggcTGCCATCCGGCGGCATAACAATGGCACCTCATCCGGTCGGAGGAGCTCATTCCGTATGGCTGACAATTTATTCGCAGACCAAGTATGGCAAACTTAAAACTTTTCTATTTATCAATGAAATGTATACATGCATTAGCAGTGAGTCAGAATAAAGCCATAAGGTTCAGCAACTTAGCATCGGTATTTTTGCTTACAGAGCGAGGAGGAATGGGAGACGTATCTTTTAGGAGTTACGGTACCGGAAGAATTCATCGTCaatgaagaggaagagagTGAGCAAGTTGAAACGACGACTGTAGACTCTGAAACCGAAGGCAATCTAGTGGACGAGATCATCGAGGCGGACGATCGTCAGACTGCCCCTTCCGTTAGTTCTCGTGTTTGAATtcgtaattttttaaatgccaaAGTAATAACTGGGACGCATTTTTTGGTAATCTAGCTTGATTTGCGCAATAATCCGTGCATGCCGCCCGTCAAATTCCAGTCCCCGTGCGGCGGATGCTGGGCTTTTATCGCCACGACGGCCGTCGAATATCAGACTTGCATGAGCAGGACAAACCGAACTCCTTTAGTGCTGAGGTGGGACGATGAAAGCTTTTTTCGCCATCATTCAGTGAATAACTAATGTCTTTCATTGTGCATATAAAAAAAGTGAACAACAGCTGATCGACTGCAGCGGAAGCTACGGCACCAAAGGATGTAACGGTGGCTTTTACTCGCAGGTTCTTTTTTCACTTATAATAGCTTTTAATAGCTCTTCTATTTTTACACCGTTCTATTGTTTGTGTTCGCAGGCGTGGGACTATATCATGGCCACAGGTATTTCATTGGCTAAACTTTTGCcttcttttctcgtttgttTCCAGTTGAAGTAATTACAGGTGGACTTGCAACGAACGTCACATATCCTTACATGGCAGCGGTAGTGTACTTTGGCTTTAAGGCTTTTCATTGTTGAAGAGTATTAATTCTAAGATTTCGTTAGGCTGGCACATGTCAGTTTGTGAAAGGAGTCACGCCAACGGCAGGCAGGGTGTCCAGGTACGCGTACCtggccaaaaacgaaacaaccATGTTGAACGCGTTGCAAAGAGGTCCCGTCGCAGTCTCCATCGTAGCCAATACGAAATTCATCCTCTACAGGTCGATCCTTTTCATTAACGTTCACCCTCACCACATTTTAatgacttaaaaaaattacatactTCAGTTCAGGCATTTTCGACGACGAGACGTGCAAGAGCGGGACGCTCAATCACGGCGTCGTCCTCGTGGGTTACGGAAGGGCTAACGGCACTGACTACTGGATCGTGCGCAATTCGTGGGGAACATCTTGGGGTCAAAACGGTTACATACTCATGAAACGCAACGTCAATATGTGTCGATTGGCCGAATACGCATTTCTCGCTACCATCTAAACTAATGTGCAACCCCTTGCCATCGTGTGacgttgtttgtttgttccgGGTTTTTCCCTTCTGCCATTCAGAAGTAAACGACTGTAGGTCAATGTGTAAGGCTGTCGTTGTTGTCGAATACACACACTTTTATTGTTTCACTACCGTGTGTTTTTCTGCTGATTGTATCCGGCTTGCTCACGCACTTCTTTTTATCGAAATAGTTTCGGGAACGATATCGGGttgattttattcaattattatctgAACTGCGATTGTTCTTTTCACACGCGTTCGTAATGTGCAATGCATAAAGGTAAC carries:
- the LOC130688471 gene encoding uncharacterized protein LOC130688471, which produces MNLLTLLVCSSLVITTALAATDEDGDVSMVMFTRFKKRYRKSYTKGAQCSYFRRWKNRKRLIYRHNRASALGETSFRLVDNQFADESDAEWKAKLLGLVIPSEFSAKKFGIRELTSIDLKKGVGERQIISSTITIPSSLDLRKHPCMPPVKSQSSCGACWAFIATTPVEFQSCLRNGNRTIVLSEQQLIDCSSSYGNYGCNGGFYTQAWDYILAVGGQTANATYPYKAVAGTCQFKPGVTRVDGRLSRYFYLDSNERTILSALLQRGPIAVSIVANSKFILYSSGIFDDETCKDGTINHGVLLVGYGTANGTNYWIVRNSWGPAWGQNGYILMKRNVNMCRLAEYAFLALL
- the LOC130688847 gene encoding uncharacterized protein LOC130688847, which codes for MKLVTVYVLSLVCFVIIAAAPDDTDDEEMVKFKEFKKRNKKKYNGALERVHFKRWKKRRAAIRRHNNGTSSGRRSSFRMADNLFADQSEEEWETYLLGVTVPEEFIVNEEEESEQVETTTVDSETEGNLVDEIIEADDRQTAPSLDLRNNPCMPPVKFQSPCGGCWAFIATTAVEYQTCMSRTNRTPLVLSEQQLIDCSGSYGTKGCNGGFYSQAWDYIMATGGLATNVTYPYMAAAGTCQFVKGVTPTAGRVSRYAYLAKNETTMLNALQRGPVAVSIVANTKFILYSSGIFDDETCKSGTLNHGVVLVGYGRANGTDYWIVRNSWGTSWGQNGYILMKRNVNMCRLAEYAFLATI